In Streptococcus dysgalactiae subsp. dysgalactiae, the following are encoded in one genomic region:
- a CDS encoding efflux RND transporter periplasmic adaptor subunit, giving the protein MSNKTKGILGATALSLVLIGGILWKQHQDTLSTKAMKEPYSTVNVTEGNVASSTLLSGTVKALSEEYIYFDASKGSDATVTVKVGDQVTKGQQLVQYNTTIPQATYDAAVRNLNKIGRQINHLKTYGVPAATVETSTNEETGEETTTTIQPSAQQNASYKQQLQDLNDSYADAQSEVNKAQVALNDTVVVSGVSGTVVEVNNDIDPSSKNSQKLVHIATEGQLQVKGSLTEYDLANVKVGQPVKIKSKIYADQEWTGKINYISNYPTDSSNSGTGAGTTGGSTNANYDYKIDITSPLNQLKQGFTVSVEVLNETKHMLVPVTSVINKNKKHYVWVYDDSTAKAKKVEVTLGNADAEKQEISQGLKVGDIVIANPDKQIKEGDKLEDVISADIKASKDSNEKNKKSEVNK; this is encoded by the coding sequence ATGTCAAATAAAACTAAAGGGATTTTAGGTGCAACAGCACTATCTTTAGTATTAATTGGGGGAATTTTATGGAAGCAACATCAAGATACTTTATCAACTAAAGCAATGAAAGAGCCCTATTCAACAGTTAATGTAACAGAAGGGAATGTTGCTTCTTCAACCTTACTTTCAGGTACTGTCAAAGCCCTTTCAGAAGAATATATTTATTTTGATGCCAGTAAAGGATCTGATGCAACAGTAACCGTAAAAGTTGGAGATCAAGTAACCAAGGGTCAACAGTTAGTTCAATATAATACAACGATACCACAAGCAACTTATGATGCTGCGGTTAGAAATCTTAATAAAATCGGTCGTCAAATTAATCATCTTAAAACCTATGGAGTTCCTGCAGCTACAGTAGAAACAAGTACTAATGAGGAAACAGGTGAAGAAACTACAACAACTATTCAACCATCTGCTCAACAAAATGCTAGCTACAAACAGCAGTTGCAGGATTTAAATGATTCATATGCTGATGCTCAGTCTGAAGTTAATAAGGCACAAGTAGCACTAAATGACACTGTCGTTGTCAGTGGTGTTTCAGGTACTGTCGTAGAAGTTAATAATGATATTGATCCTTCTTCTAAAAATAGCCAAAAGTTAGTTCATATCGCCACAGAAGGGCAACTTCAAGTCAAGGGAAGTCTAACAGAATATGATTTAGCTAATGTTAAAGTTGGTCAACCAGTTAAAATCAAATCAAAAATTTATGCCGATCAAGAATGGACTGGAAAAATTAATTATATTTCAAATTATCCGACAGACTCTAGCAACAGTGGTACTGGAGCAGGAACTACAGGAGGATCAACTAATGCTAATTACGATTATAAAATTGATATTACAAGTCCTCTGAATCAATTAAAACAGGGCTTTACCGTTTCTGTTGAGGTTCTAAACGAAACAAAACATATGTTGGTTCCTGTTACTTCGGTTATTAATAAGAATAAGAAACATTATGTGTGGGTTTATGATGATAGCACAGCTAAAGCTAAGAAAGTGGAAGTGACTCTAGGGAATGCTGATGCTGAAAAACAAGAGATCAGTCAAGGTTTGAAGGTTGGAGATATTGTTATTGCTAACCCTGATAAGCAAATTAAAGAAGGTGACAAATTGGAAGATGTTATTTCAGCAGATATTAAGGCATCAAAAGATTCTAATGAAAAAAACAAAAAATCAGAGGTGAATAAGTAG
- a CDS encoding ABC transporter ATP-binding protein has translation MRLTNIVKSYRNGDQHLKVLKGIDLTVYEGDFLAIMGPSGSGKSTLMNIIGLLDRATSGDYILNGTAVELLSDRKLARVRNEEIGFVFQQFFLLAKLNALQNVELPLIYAGYSISKRRERAKKFLEKVELGMRMKHLPSELSGGQKQRVAIARALVNNPSIILADEPTGALDTKTGQQIMELLTTLNKEGKTIIMVTHEPEIADFATRKIIIRDGEITTDTTGSVRIE, from the coding sequence ATGCGATTAACAAATATTGTTAAGAGTTATCGAAACGGTGATCAACATCTTAAGGTCTTGAAAGGTATAGACTTAACAGTATATGAAGGTGATTTTCTAGCAATAATGGGACCATCTGGCTCAGGGAAATCTACCTTGATGAATATTATTGGCTTGTTAGATCGAGCAACTTCTGGAGATTATATCTTAAATGGAACAGCAGTCGAACTCCTTAGTGATCGAAAACTTGCTCGAGTTCGAAATGAAGAAATTGGGTTCGTTTTCCAACAATTTTTTCTTTTAGCAAAATTAAATGCTCTTCAAAATGTTGAGCTACCTCTTATTTATGCTGGATATAGTATATCAAAGCGTCGTGAACGTGCTAAAAAATTCTTAGAAAAAGTAGAACTTGGTATGCGCATGAAACATTTACCGTCAGAGTTATCAGGTGGACAAAAGCAAAGAGTGGCTATTGCTCGTGCTCTAGTCAATAATCCCTCTATTATTTTGGCAGATGAACCAACAGGCGCGCTTGATACGAAAACAGGTCAGCAAATTATGGAGCTTTTGACAACTTTAAATAAAGAAGGTAAAACGATTATTATGGTAACCCATGAACCTGAGATTGCTGACTTTGCAACGCGTAAAATTATTATCCGTGATGGTGAGATTACCACTGATACTACAGGAAGTGTCAGAATTGAATAG
- a CDS encoding ABC transporter permease: MENWKFALSSIWGHKMRSILTMLGIIIGVSAVVIIMGLGNAMKKGVTDTLSNNQKELQLYYKAKDEDEDLYAISDSNQSNHPVKSEWLDQITREINGIDTYYVTNSASATISYEKKKMDNVTITGASQDYFKVKNYDIVAGRTLKVSDYHNFSRIVLLDTVLSDELFGKDNYKNALNKVVNVGNKDYLVIGVYKSSQNSIMKGGLIGSAVMANTQVASEFNAKEVDSIYVHVRDIRQSLTLGEKAAQMLTKLSRVKEGKYAVLDNSKLIKEINTQFGVMTTVIGSIAGISLLVGGIGVMNIMLVSVTERTREIGLRKALGATRLKILAQFLIESIVLTVTGGLLGLLLAQLGVAPLATALNLKGASVSFDVALVAILFSASIGIIFGILPANKASKLDPIEALRYE; encoded by the coding sequence ATGGAAAATTGGAAATTTGCTCTTAGTTCAATTTGGGGGCATAAAATGCGTTCAATCCTAACTATGTTGGGGATTATTATTGGAGTATCAGCTGTTGTGATTATAATGGGGCTGGGAAATGCCATGAAGAAGGGTGTCACGGATACTCTTTCAAATAATCAGAAGGAACTTCAACTTTATTACAAAGCAAAAGACGAAGATGAAGATTTATATGCTATTTCCGACTCTAATCAAAGTAATCATCCAGTTAAAAGTGAATGGTTGGATCAAATTACTAGAGAGATTAATGGGATTGATACTTATTATGTCACCAACAGTGCTTCAGCAACTATTTCTTATGAGAAAAAGAAGATGGACAATGTTACTATTACAGGTGCTAGTCAAGATTATTTTAAAGTGAAGAACTACGATATTGTAGCAGGTCGTACCTTAAAGGTATCTGACTATCACAATTTTTCTCGTATCGTTTTATTGGATACAGTCTTATCAGATGAGTTGTTTGGTAAAGATAATTATAAGAATGCCTTGAATAAGGTTGTTAATGTTGGAAATAAAGATTATCTTGTTATTGGAGTTTACAAATCTTCACAAAACTCTATCATGAAGGGAGGATTAATTGGGAGTGCTGTCATGGCCAATACTCAGGTGGCATCTGAGTTTAACGCTAAAGAGGTTGATTCTATCTATGTTCATGTGCGTGATATTCGTCAAAGCTTAACATTAGGGGAGAAAGCTGCTCAAATGTTAACAAAATTATCACGTGTTAAAGAAGGTAAATATGCTGTTCTTGATAATAGTAAACTAATCAAGGAAATCAATACTCAATTTGGCGTTATGACGACCGTTATTGGTTCTATTGCTGGAATTTCTTTATTGGTTGGTGGTATAGGAGTTATGAACATTATGTTAGTCTCAGTTACTGAACGTACCCGAGAAATTGGTTTACGTAAAGCCTTAGGAGCTACTCGATTAAAAATTCTTGCTCAGTTTTTGATTGAATCCATAGTGTTGACTGTTACAGGAGGGTTACTAGGATTACTATTAGCCCAACTTGGAGTTGCCCCTTTAGCAACGGCTTTAAATCTTAAAGGAGCATCAGTTTCATTTGATGTTGCTCTTGTTGCCATTTTATTCTCAGCATCTATTGGAATTATTTTTGGAATATTACCTGCTAATAAGGCAAGTAAGTTAGATCCAATTGAGGCTTTGCGTTATGAATAG